The region TGGGTGGACCTAGTGAAGTCCCTCCATCAATAGCTACAGCAATTGCAGAAGGAAAACTGGATCCAATTAGTATGGAAGCCTTTGATCGTTTCCCAAGTTCCAAATGTCATTCAGGTCCTGTTAGGATCCAAACTTCAGGTCAGCTGCCAAGAATTGAGGCTCCTATGGTGTCTGCAAGAGAAAGTTGCTTTGTGACATTTTCCAAAAAAGCCAGACAAGATGATGATACAGGCAAGTAATCAACTGAATCCTAACCTTACCGACCTTTTCTTTCTGGTTTCTTAAATTTCAACATTGTCTTAATGTGCACGTTCTCTCCCACTTACGTGCATATACTATTCTTAATGATTATGAAGGGGAAGTTTTAGGTTCTATGCATAAATTTGTTTAATATGCCAACTTAAACACTCTTCTCATTAATGTGTCCCCAACCATGTTTTGGATAAAAATACCCATTTCATAAACACTCATCTCATTAATGTACAATCAtgattaatttttgtattttacATAAAAAATTTAAGACTTTAAATATGTTAAACGTGGAGATCTCGAAAAAAATACAAAGATTAAAAAAAGATCAACTAAAAGGGATATTTAAGCAAAAAATTATGGCTCATCAAAATTTTTGTTAAATTTCAGCACAAAGTATCGATGGACCATCAAttttgcaatgcaatcatgtaaATTTGATTTTTGACCAAAATGATGTAAAATCAATAGTACATCGATCTATATTGATGTTTTGTGTTGAAATTTAACGAAAATTTTGGCGAGtcataattttttgtttaaatgtttgttttaattgatttttttttaatcttagaatttttttcgagatctatatGTTTAACATATTCAAAGCCTTAAATTTTTTATGTAGAACATAAAAATTAATCATGGGTGCACATTAGTGTGAGAGAGAGTGGGAAGTTTAATGAAATGAGTATTATAgtcaaaatgacatatttggaatgTCTCTTAAATTTGTAATCTAGATGAAATAGAGTATATTATTAAGCATATAATTTGAAATTTACCTTATGAAATTCCATCTTAAAACTAACGGGTGATACTATAGTTAAATATTCCCTCAAATTAGTGCCTATTCCAGATCACAAGTTAATTTTGATCGGTTAATGCTCGCTAGAGCTATAAGGATTTTGATACCATGTTAAGAATTATGGAATTACATTTTAAAACTAATTGGTGATAAGTGGAGTAGCTCATGTTCAGTATATGGTATAATATTCTCACACATTTTTCATGTAAGACACTATGTCGACTCAATAATAACGAGATCTTCAAAATTCATGCATTACATTCATCTGCTAATTAACACTGGCCACACAAATGGAAAACTAATTTCTCTTCTTTAACCTAGAAGTTACTACAAACTGTGATATTTCTATTTTCATAGCATATGGTATTACTCTAGTTATATGCTAAGGCCATTTTTACCTTAATCATGATAGTTGTGTTTGTCAACATGCTTGTatatttgcattttttttttggtatgaaAGTATGTATATGATTGAGAAAAAGGTTCATAACTAAAACAACCCTATACACAATGTGCTCTTGGTGTCTGCAGAAAAGCAGAATACAGTTTCAAATGAAAGAAAGTGTACTAACAAAGTTGAAGCACTTCAAAAATTAGTAGTGCCATCATCGATTCAAGAAACGGTGGATACCACAGTGGTAATTGCCAAAAGCCCTTTGAAGGTTCCCAACAACAACCCTTTCAAGAGAAAAAAGTTTGACCAAACTCATTCAAGTCAAAGAAAGGACCAAACTTCACATGTTGAAGATTTTGAAGTCTTAGACTGTTCAATTATCTCTACTGATAATATATCACATGAAGTTCCAGAAAGTGATGTTGCTTCCAGGAAAAGAAAGCTAGAAGAAACAACCCCATGTTGTATCAGCATTAGTGAAGAGGTTTCTGGAGTGACCCAGGAGGAGAATTCAGAGGTTTTAGAATCCCAAGAAAGTGTTAAGTTAAAGATAAATAATAGCAGTAGTATTTTGAAAAATAAGATCAGTGGTGGAAAAAGGAAAGGGAGAACTGGGACACTGAAGAATAGTAGTTCCAATAGTTCGGATAGTAAAAAGAGCAGTATTCTAAACTTCTTTTCTCGTGTGTAACCCAATTTTGATTTATATAGTGCTTCaacaatttttgtttttgaactTTTAGCTGGTGTGCCATAACTTTAACATTGAACTTTTTATATAGATATTGAGTGTTGTTATTTGGCATAATAATGTGCCtaatactacataaaataatactATATAGTTGATTAGTGATATTCATaacatttattaaatttaaatgtgtGACAATAGCATAATATACgtcctttttttatatataataatattgatttTGAATAGTATACCCGCGTGTTTGGATAAGGAGAAAATCGATTGTAtagatataaatttaatatttatggAGAAAATGACAAGGCGACTTTTCCCAATGATAGTCACGTATGAGTTTTGTCCACAGCATATTGATATTTTCCGGGAAACTTCGTTTATCTTGTCACTGTCAAAATCAAAATAGTAAAAGGACATTAAAATATTGGCTGGACTTTTCTGCCGCAAGTCATTTTGTTTGATAAGGCAAACAAGTGGAAAtcacatatttgaataataatattattattattaaacaaaataatgaatattattattattaaataaaacgACTTGCGGTAGAAAAGTCCAATTCAGTCAGACATGATGTAATGACTAATACATTATCTTCCAATTATTTTTGTCTTTtcagaaaataaatattttaattataaatgcCTAAGAATTCAATATTCAACATCGTACGGCTTATATTAAACTGAGTCAGACATTTGAAGATTCTCATATACAATCACAAATGAGATCACCATTCAACATAAATATTCTAACTTGAAAATGTGGACCAGGTATGTATATAATTTTACACTATATATACTAGTCCATCACACCAATTGTTCATATCAACTACGAATTATATTCCTCTTTCTTTTTTAGCTCTCCAGGTACTATAATTTTCTCTTAGTTTTAAAATTTTCAGATTAATCTTTTTTTTACTATATATTTGTAGTAGATACTTATATATAAAGTATTATTATTTGACATATTAATGTGTCCAACACCATATGAAATGACAATTTATGATTGGTTAACAGTATCCATAATTCTCATTAAAGTCAAATGTGTGAGATCcgatattggattgcaccaataacaGTATGTCACCTGCTTGTTGTGTTAAACACCAATGATGTTCCTTAgcaattctcatatatatatatatatatatgtatttgttgTAGATTTTAGACGACGAATATGGAAGAAGTGAAGGTGATTGGTTCGAGAACGAGCGGATTCTGTACTAGAGTAGAGTGGGCGTTGAAGCTAAAGAGTGTGGAGTATGAGTACTTGGTGGAAGATTTGACAAACAAAAGTCCAATTCTTCTCAAGTATAATCCAATTCTTAAGAAAGTTCCTGTTCTTTTACACTTGGACAAACCTATAGCTGAGTCCCTACTCATTCTAGAGTACATTGATGAGGTGTGGAAAGAAAACCCTTTGCTTCCCCAACACCCTTATGAAAGAGCCAAAGCTAGATTTTGGGCCAAGTTTAGTGATGAGAaggtacatacatatatacatacatgcaTCATCATCAATTGTGATTTTCATTCCCCTTTGATCTTAATCAATTATAACTTTTTCCATTTTGTGAGACAGTGTAAAAAGTAACAAGCATTCAAAGATTTTAtgaaaaaactttatattagttttCATCACGACATGATGATACAACTAAAAAGTGACACGAAATAAATGAATTTTGGGAAATACATTTGATTTTTCGTATTGATCCATTTAACACGTATAATAAATGTATCGTTTTTGTGCTAACATGCTTAACCCATTTATGACTCGTCTAACTTGTTTAGGTAaaaatttaaattgaaaaatatatttctCATTTTATgctaaattatatttaaaatcctaaaataatttttttttccaaatgctTATTATATCTAGGTTTTGATGGGATCATTTGAAGCTTGCAAAGCTCAAGGAGAAGGGAAAGAAAAATTGATAGAAACTGCCCAAGAATATTTGGGTTTTCTTGAGAAGGAAATCGAAGGGAAGAAGTTTTTCGGAGGAGAAAGAATCGGTTATCTAGATTTAGTAGTGGGATGGATTCCTTTATGGCTTGATGTGATGGAAGAAATTGGAGAGATGAAGTTAATCCAAGTAGACAAATTTCCATGTCTTCATCAATGGTGTAAGACTTTCATGGATAATCCAGTTATAGCAGAATCAGCTCCGTCAAGAAAATCACTTGTCGAGTATTTTAATGCTAGTATCACCTATATCCGCTCATTGGAAGCTAGCAAAGAgtgaaataaattaattaagtttgaCTTTGAATTGGATTAGTAGAATAAAAATTTGTCAAGTGAGTTGACAATGTCTATGAATGCTTTTAATGTACTACAAACTTTCTTTTGTTTCTCTTCAAAGCTAGACTTCTTCTAACATGCATGTGAATTTTTTCTGAATATAATGTTCTTTTGAAGACAAAATAATATCTCAAAGAAGATATTCAAACAACCGTTTTAGCTATCCAAAGAAGGAAAACAACTAATTAAACCATGTGTGTAAATAAACTAGAACCATACCCAAGGACGAattcattcaatttttttttaaaatttattaattttttaacaaATGTTAACAAAAAACACCGAAAAGTATTTTTATAACAATCAAGCCCCTACAAAatgtataaaaattaaaataaaaaaactacaaTCTTTCTATAAAATGGATAATTATAGTTTCTACATTTATTAATACCAATTAATACATGTAATTTTTATTCTAAGTTATAAGGGGTATTACATTTGCACCTCAAATTTTGATTAGAAAATCTTATTTGTATTCAAAATTAATATATGCTAATACTATATATTatgctcacatttttctttttggagttttctttttagttttagaaatgattaaaaaaaatcttaatattttttaatgaatTTTGGGTTTCGGGCCTAAACCCAAACCCATGATGTTTAAAATTCAAAACCCGAACCTGAACCATGTCGGGTTCGAATCGAATTTCACCCGAATTTGATGAGTTTTCGAGTTACATGTTAGACATGTTTGCGGGTCAAACGTTCATACTACTAAAACACTACCCTAAGACAAATATATATAGGGATATTTACGGCAAAAATACCTAAGTTTTTCAAATTatgacacttaaatacctaactctttttttttttttgcggctaAAATACCTTTCGTCACACTTTCTTGACATCCGTAAGTACCTAGCCATTAAGTGCCAGGTAAGTGCCTATGTGGCGGCTCCTCATTGGTCCAcgctatttattatttaatttttaattaagaaatccattcaaatatttaaaataaataaaaaagaaaagataatactaattttaattaaattgaaaaCCAAACATATATTAAACTACAATAACcaaatcattaaaataactaataaaaacaaaaattaaatttaaaatagataaaattttaaaaaaacataaaaaaaaaattcttcttcaccgacttcttcttcttcttctccttgcgACTGGGATGGGAAGGTTGTCACGCGGCTCAAATGGGGAGGCGACGACTGGAAGCAAGGGAAG is a window of Humulus lupulus chromosome 4, drHumLupu1.1, whole genome shotgun sequence DNA encoding:
- the LOC133831621 gene encoding probable glutathione S-transferase; this encodes MEEVKVIGSRTSGFCTRVEWALKLKSVEYEYLVEDLTNKSPILLKYNPILKKVPVLLHLDKPIAESLLILEYIDEVWKENPLLPQHPYERAKARFWAKFSDEKVLMGSFEACKAQGEGKEKLIETAQEYLGFLEKEIEGKKFFGGERIGYLDLVVGWIPLWLDVMEEIGEMKLIQVDKFPCLHQWCKTFMDNPVIAESAPSRKSLVEYFNASITYIRSLEASKE